The genomic region AGCGCGTTGTCCTCCACACATCAAAAGGTCCCCTGTTCGGCGTCATCGGCGGCAAGCCCCCGCACATGATGGACGAGGAGGAGCGAAAACGTGGCGTGAAGATCGACGATATGTTCATCGATGTCGGCGCGGCAAACAAGGAAGAAGTTGCCTATCTCGGCATAGATGTCGGGACACCGGTAACGATCGACCGGGAGTTCACGTCCCTGGCCAGCACCCGGGTCACCGGCAAGGCCTTCGACAACCGGGCCGGTGTCGCAATGCTCATCAAGACCCTAAAAGAAGTCAAGTCCCCTCTCACTATCTACGGCGTCTTTACTGTCCAGGAGGAAGTGGGGCTCAAGGGTGCACGCACGAGTGCATACTCTCTTGACCCGGACTGCGCCATTGCAACCGATGTGACGATTCCGGGCGACCACCCGGGCATCGACATGAAGGATGCGCCCGTCGAGATGGGCAAGGGCCCGGTTGTGACCATTGTCGACAGCAGCGGCCGGGGTCTCATTGCGAGCAGGAAAGTTGTGCAATGGCTCCGCGATGCTGCAGAGTCGGAGAATATCCCGGTCCAGTACGAAGTCGGGAGCGGCGGGACCACCGATGCAACAGCCATCCACCTGACAAAGGGTGGCATCCCGAGCACAACGCTCAGCATTCCCTCCCGGTACATCCACTCGCCGGTCGAGATGATCGATATGCAGGATCTCGAGGCGGGCGTGAACCTTCTCGTTGCCGCGCTGAAGAAGAAGCCGGTATTATAACTTTTTTTTATCTGCATCCGGGGCGATGCGTTCTGATCCCCTTTCAATAGATCTCTGGACGATGAGGGAGATCGTTTTCCTGTAATGGTGTATTCCTGGTTATCCCGGCG from uncultured Methanoregula sp. harbors:
- a CDS encoding M42 family metallopeptidase, whose product is MVKELLQKLSNAHGVSGSEGSVLSVIKKELKGHVDEIREDSLGNLIATKRGGKFSVMLAAHMDEIGLMVKYVDDKGFIRFVALGGWYGPTLYNQRVVLHTSKGPLFGVIGGKPPHMMDEEERKRGVKIDDMFIDVGAANKEEVAYLGIDVGTPVTIDREFTSLASTRVTGKAFDNRAGVAMLIKTLKEVKSPLTIYGVFTVQEEVGLKGARTSAYSLDPDCAIATDVTIPGDHPGIDMKDAPVEMGKGPVVTIVDSSGRGLIASRKVVQWLRDAAESENIPVQYEVGSGGTTDATAIHLTKGGIPSTTLSIPSRYIHSPVEMIDMQDLEAGVNLLVAALKKKPVL